GTCGCGGGCGTCGCCCGCGACCCGCGGCGCAAAAACTTGGGGAAAAAAGCCGGAATCGCCTTGGGAGGGCGATTCCGGAGAAACGGCGACTCTGTCGCCGTATGCTGGCCAACTCTACAGCAGCAGGCCTGCCCTTCCCCGGGTCGCGCGCTCACGGGTCACTGCGTTCCCCGTTCGCAATCGAGACGCTCCCTGCGGTCGCGTCTCGCACGCGCTCCCGGCCACCGCTGGCAGTCGGACGTGTCGAGGGCATACCCTGGCGTCCGGCGTCACGTTCAAATCGTTGCGGTCCCCCGTCAGAGACGTGTCCGAGACACCGTCGCCAGCACCGTTTCTCCCGCGGACGGCCGCGTTTCTCTGCGATCAGGTCGTCGTCCTCGTGCTCGTCGTCGGGCCACTCGCCGTGGCTGGCGTCGATGTCCTCGCACCCGCGAATCGGACGCCGATCTTCCTCGCGCTAATGGGCGCGGCCTTTACCTATCACTTCCTGCTAGAGTGGCTGTTCGGGACAACCCTCGGCAAACGGGGATTCGATCTCAGAGTCGTCGCCGACGACGGTCAGCCGCTCGGACTCTGGGGCTCGTTCGTCCGGAACGCCCTCAGACTGATCGACGGCCTGGGCTACTGGACGGTCGCGACAGTGATCCTCTTCTATCGCGGTGACGGCAAGCGTCTCGGGGACGTGCTCGGGCGGACGCTGGTCGTTCGAGCGACTACCGACGCTCGATGAATCTCGGGGGGACGCGATCGGTCGTGAACACCTCGCGGCCACGCTTCGTAATCTCGTGACCCGTTTCCTGCATCGCGGCCGCGTCCACTTCCAGAATCACGGGCTCGTCGGCGTGTCTCGACCCCACTTCTCGGGCCGCTTCGACCGTCCCAGAGAGGTGGACCTGCTGGCGATTCATCGGCTTGAGTCCCTCGGCGAAGATCGCATCGAGGTTCCGCGGTGCGGTCCCGTGATAGAGCGTTTCGGGAACGGGCATCTCGCCGGCTTCGAGATCGACCGCGACGGAGTGGCCGTAGGCGGCGCGGATTCGATCGTCGCTGCTCACGGGCCGGCGCGCTCCCCGTTCGCGATCGCGGTTTCTCGCGCCGCTCGAAACCGTGCCTCGTTCGAATCGCCCTTTCGGATCGGTGGTGACGACCGCCCGGACTGCCGCTCTGTCGGCCCAGTCGTACTTGCGCTCGACGGCCGCCACCAGCGAGTCCGAGTCGGTCCAGCCGCCCTCGTCGAGTTCGATTCCGACATCGTCGGGGAAATGTCGGAGTGCGCCGCTGAGGAACTTCGAGAGCTGTCGTCTGCGAGCGCCCGAGAGTACGGGCTCGAGCGATCGCTCACAGACGGGACACGTTTCGCCCTCGCAGGGGCCATGCTCGGGACAGACGGCGACGGGACTCGTCATTCGGGGGAGCGTTTCGGGTCGAACGGGAAAAGCCGTTCGTGACGACAGGGCTTTACTCCTCGCCCGGCAGGGTTTGACCAACGCAGATGCGCGAGGCTCATCCACTGGAGCAGGCCGTCGGGATCGACTACTACGTCAGCGACGCCGACGGGATCGGCGGGCGTCTCCGGCAGTCGCCCGAGGACTTCCGCGTCGAGGAGATCGAAGCCTTCGAGCCCGAACCACTCGACAGTGATCCCGGCGGGTATCCGCACGTCCTCCTGCGGGTGACCCTCCGGAGGTGGGACACCAACGACTTCGCGAGCGCGCTCTCGGATCGGCTGGGGATCAGTCGCGAGCGCGTCGACTGGGCCGGCACCAAGGACAAGCACGCCGTCACGACCCAACTGTTCACAGTTCGAAAAGCCGATCCCGACGCCATCGCCGCCGTCGATCTCGACGGTGCGGACGTCGAGATTCTGGGGCGCACAGGTCGCAATATCCAGTTCGGCGATCTGGCGGGCAACCGATTCGAGATCACCGTCACAGGGCCCGACCAGACCGAGACGATCGAATCTATCACCGCCGATCTCCGGGCGTTCGGTGGCGACGAGGATTCGGGTGGTGAGGACGAGCGAGTGGGCGTGCCCAACTTCTTCGGCCAGCAGCGCTTCGGCAGCCGGCGTGCGGTGACTCACGAGGTCGGACTGGGGATCGTCCGCGAGGAGTGGGAGGACGCAGTACGAACGTACGTCGGCAATCCGAGCGAGCGCGAACGTGAGAATACTCGCGAGGCCAGAGCGACCGTCGAGGAGTTGTGGGACGACCGGGAGTGGCAGGACGCTCTGGAGACGATGCCGAGCTATTTGGGCTACGAGAACGCGATGCTCCAGCGACTCGTCGAGAACGACAGCGACGACCCCGAGGACTTCCGGGACGCCCTGGAGACGCTGCCCTCGAATCTCCAGCGGCTGTTCGTCAACGCCGCTCAGTCGTACGTGTTCAACCGGATCTGTTCCGAACGACTTCAGCGGGGGCTGCCGTTCGACGAACCCGTCGCGGGCGACGTGATCTGTTTCGCCGAGTCGGACGCGCCGGAGGGAGTCGAACTGCCAGATACCGACCGGACGCAGGTCGTGACTGAGCGACGGGTCGACACGGCGCGTCGGCACGTCGAACGCGGGCGGGCGTTCGTCACCGCGCCGCTGGTCGGCACCGAGACGGGGTTCGGCGAGGGTGAGCCCGCTGACATCGCCCACGAGGTGCTTGCCGACCTGAATCTCGAACGCTCGGACTTTGACCTCCCCGGGGAGTTCGATTCTTCGGGGACGCGACGGGCGGTCCTGGTTCGGACGGATCTCGATGTCTCGGGTGAGGATCCGACCTTCGCCTTTGCGTTGCCGAAGGGGTCGTACGCGACGGTGTTGCTCCGGGAGTTCATGAAGGCGGACCCGGACGACCTGGCGTAGCGCCCGGACGACCTCGCGTAGCGCCAGGGCATACTGGCCCCGAATCGTCCGGCTTATTCGCGCCGAGGCCCGATACACTGCCAATGGAGTGCCGGCAGTGTGCCTCGCCGCTCGATCGCCCGGGCGACTACTGTCTGGTCTGTCGGACACAGAATGCGGAGGCCGTCCTGCTGGATCTGAGCCGCGATCGCGCCCGGATCGTCGCCCTCCAAGACGATTCGGTGGTCGGCGAGCGAACGATCACGACGACGCCCGAAGACGGCGACGAGACGGCCGTCATCGAGTTACGAAACTTCGCGGGGCTGATCGCCGACGAGGTCCGGCGCAAGCGCCCCGAGGAAGTGTACGTCACTGGCGATCGCGAAGTCGTCGACGAGGTGCGGGGGCAGTTGCACTATCCGTTCTACCGGGTGCGAGCCGAGGACCCCGTCGCGCACGTCATCGAGCGCCGTGGCGAGCCCGCCCTGGACGTGGTCGAGACCGCGCCCGCCGACAAACTCGGCGGCAGCCATTCGACGCTGATCGGCGGTCGCGACGGCCAGCGCGCCATCTACACGGTGGCTGGCCATCCCCACGTCAAGAAAGTTATCCCCGGGCCGATCGATGCCGGCGGTGGCGGGTCCCGAACTGGCGTGCGGGCGAAGGCGACCCGTGCTGGCGACGACGGGAACGTCCGACTCCTCATTCGAGATGGGTCGAGTGTGCAGGAGAACCGCGTGGTGACGACGGCGGGCGAGCGGGAACTCGGCGAGCACGTTCGGGCCGACCTGAACGAGGCCCTCGAAGACGAAGATCTGCAAGACTGATTCTCTGATGGACGTGCTTCTCGCAGGCTAGGACACAGGGATTCTACTGCGAACAAGCAGGGAAATCCCTCCAATCGCTGGCTAGGAGACAGAGACAGCAACGTGAACTCCGCGGGAAAGCCCTCGCCTCGCTGGCGGTCGCTGAGCAGGATATTCTCGCTTCGCTCGAATAGAGCCTGCTCAGCGACTCCCTTTCAGCGCCAGCGAGTCTCTCCCTTTCAATCCACCAGGAACAACAACAACAGCACCGCCACCGCACAGCAGGCCTGCCCTTCCCCGGGTCGCTCAGGCGCGACTCTTGTCGCGCCACTCGCTCTCGGCCACCGCGGGGCGGTCAGGAAGCGTGTCGCGGCGTCCTGCGGAGCGAAGCGACGCAGGGCTCGCGAGAGCTTGCTCTCGCGGCGCGTCCGCGCCGCGACCGGGGAGGTGCGGGAGACGTGACCGAAGGGAACGTCTCCGAATGAACGAGCGGGGAGAGCGAGGCGCGAACGAAGTGAGGGCCTCGAATGCGAACGGCGCAGCCGTGAGCGAAGCGACCCGTGAGCGAGTGGAGTCGCTCTGTCGGATATTCTCGCTTCGCTCGAATAGGGCCGACAGAGCGGCCGCGAGTGTGGTGAGGGCTTTCGAGACGTAATCATCCGCGTGATTGCTAGCGTGGTGAGGGCTTTCGAGACGGTGTTGATAGTTGTGTCGTTATTTCCTAGCGAGCCTAATGGGGATGTTCCCGAGCCATCCCGTGTGTCCCAATCACAGATTCCTAGCCGTGACTCGTAGGGTTTATGAATATCGTCGGCCGAGAGTACGGTACTATGGCCGAGAAAACGGGACGCACCGGGAGCGCAGGGCGCTTCGGTGCGCGCTACGGGCGTGTCGCCCGGCGTCGCGTCGCCGAGATCGAAGCAGAAATGAACGAGGACCACACCTGCCCCGAGTGCGGCGAGGACCGCGTCGACCGCCAGGGGACGGGCATCTGGCAGTGCCAGGCCTGTAACTACGAGTTCACCGGCGGGACCTACCGCCCCGTCACGCCCGCGGGCAAGACCGTCCGGCGCTCCATCCGCGCGGCGCTGGCAGAGGACGAAGAATAAACCGTCTCCAGACCTCAATCACAGATATGAGCTACAAGTGTTCTCGCTGCAAGCGCGACGTCGAACTCGACGCCTACGGCGGCGTTCGCTGTCCTTACTGCGGGCACCGCGTCCTGCTGAAAGAGCGCGCCCCTGACGTCAAAGAAGTCGACGTCCAGTAACGCGGCGATGGCCCACGAGGCTGTTTTCACCGCCGACTATCCGACTCCCGAGGCTGCACGCCGCGTCCAGCGAAGCGTCCACCTGGAAGCCGGCGACATCGAGGGCGATCGCACCCAGGCGACGGTCGAGCGCGACGAGGCGACCCTCACCGTCACCATCGAGGCGGCGGATCTGATCGCCCTGCGAGCGGGGATCAACACCTGGGCGTCGCTGGTCGAGGTTGCTGAACGCTGTAGCGGCGCAGACGCATAGCGTCGAAAAGCGGCGTTTCTCAGGGCGGCCCGGCGACCCGGACCGTGACGTTCGTGGGTCGCGGTAGCGGCTCCGCACAGGAGCCGGTGTGCTCCAGCAGGATCACGAACTGGTTGGCCTGCAGTTCCTGCTCGTCGCCGTACTGGTCGCTGTGAGGGTAGATCCCGAGTTCGAGCAGGTCGACCAGCGAGCCAGCGGCGGGCCGGTCGGGGACGTAGTTCGGCGGCTGCTCGCCGAATTCGGCGGCGATCTCGTAGCCGTAGGACTCGTTCAGCAGGCTCCGGACGTAGGCGGCGTGGACGCTGGTGTTGTCGCGCGTGTAGGTGCTGCGCTCGTCTTCGGGGATGTCACGGAGGTACAGCAGATCACGGTGCGTCAGTTGAATATAGTCGGGGCAGGGTTCGAGCGTCTGGTTCGTGTTGGCGACGTAGGGGTACTGGACGTCCATCCAGTGGGGGACGGCGGCCTCGTCGAACCCGCGAACGTACAGTTCCATGGTGGCCTCGCGGTCGACGTTGTCGTCCATCCAGGCGACGGCCTCGTCGCGGGGCATCGACCCATATTGAACCACACCGACCCCGGCGTAGAGCCCGCTGCTCACCAGCAGGAGGGCGACGACCGCACGCGTAATTGTCGGCCGTTCCTCCCAGAGGGGGGCGAGCCAGCGGGCCAGGAACACGAGGATCAGCGGCAGCGTCACGAGCAGGTGGTGGGGTCGAAAGTCCCGCCAGTTGGCCATCACGAGCACGTGCAACAGCACGTAAGTCAGCAGGACGACCGAGGCGTCCAGCTCGGGCCAGCGCTCGCGCACCCGGAGGATAGCCACGCCGACGCCCGCGATCCCGGCGAAAAACAGCGGGAGGCCCAAGGCCTGGAAGTACCCGCGGAGCAGCCACCACCAGGCGCCGGCGTCGGGACCGTTGCCGTCGATGACCCGGTAGGCCGGGCTGCCGAACAGCCGCGTAATGAACTCGACGACCCCACCCACGAGCAGCGTCGGGAACGAGAGCACGATCACCAGCGCGCCCAGCCCCATCCCCTTCAACAGCAACTCCCGATCCGCCAGGGCAGTCTGGATCGTCCCGCCCTCTCGATAGGTCCGGTAGAGGTGGGCCAGCCCGATGGTCGGGACGATCAGCGCGGTCGTGAGTTTCAGCCCCATCGCGAGCGCGCCGACCGCACAGGCGACGTAGAACCGCTGGCGATCGCCGGTGTCGACGTACTGGACCAGCATGTACAGCGCCACCAGCAGGAGAAAGAGGCTGGGGATGTCCTCGCCCACTTCGTGCGTGAGCGTCACCAGTCCCCACGTCACCGACATGAAGGCAGCGGCCAGTCGCCCTGCTCGCCGGTCGTGGAGGTAGGTTCCGATCCGGTAGACCAGATAGACGACCCCGAGCGCGAAGGCGACGCTCGTCAGGCGGCCCAGGATGATCGACCAGTTCCAGATCCACGCTGGCGTGGCGTGCCACAGCGGCCAGAACCCGAACTCCTCGATCGGGATACCCCAGCCGGTCAGCGCCGAGGCCTCTCCCGTGAGGACGGCCGCGACGACGACCGGCAGCAGGACGAACCCGTAGAGATACAGCGTCGCGCCGAAGGGTTCCCGACCCCAGATCACTGCCTCCTGAAGCGTTCCCACTCCGGGATCGGCCAGCATCGCGCCGTAGACGACCAGCGGGTCGAGCAGCCGGTCGCGGCCGTCCCAGGTCGCGAAGTTGGGTATGCCGTGCCAGATGTAGGTGACGCCGAGCACCAGCGCGACACCGAAGATAGCCAGCAGATACGGGTCCTCGCGAACGTCGGCGACCAGTCGTCGCTTCGCCTGCCCGGCCAGCGTCCGAACGTGTCCCATCTAGCCCTACAGTGCCCAACTGCAGCCTAAAGGGTTGCTCTTCGCACTCGGCTCCGAGTAGAGCGGCGTCGACAGTGGGAAGGCAGACGGCACCGAACCTCGCGGACATGGACCTGCCACCAGTCGGCCTCGGCACGATGGGCGTCGACGACCCCCACGTCGTCGAGACGGCGCTCGACGTCGGCTATCGCCACCTGGACACCGCACAGATCTACGAGAACGAACGCGTCGTCGGCGAGGGCCTCGCTTCGAGCGACGTCGCCCGCGATGAGGTGACTCTCGCCACCAAACTCTGGATCGATAATCTGGCTCCCGAAGCTGTCGAATCCGGGACCCAGGCGAGTCTCGACCGACTTGGCGTCGAGGCGGTCGAGCTGCTGTACGTCCACCGTCCCCGTGGCGGCTACGATCCAGCGGGAACCATGCGGGCGCTCGACACCGTCCGCGAGCAGGACTTGACCACGCACCTCGCGGTGAGTAACTTCACGCCCGCGCAGTACGAGACCGCCCAGGCCCACTGCGAGACTCCGATCGTGGCCAACCAGGTCGAGTTCCACCCCCTGTTTCAACAGCAGGACCTCCTCGACCACGCTCGCGAACACGACTACACGATCGTCGCGTACTCGCCGCTGGCCGGCGGAGAGGTCTTCGACATCCCGGAGGTGCAGTCGGTCGCCGAGAAACACGACACCTCGCCGGCGGCGGTGGCGATTGCCTGGGCACTGAGCTACGACAACGTGGTGACGATTCCGAAAGCGAGCAGTCGCGCGCACCTGGCGGCGAATCTCGCTGCCGCCGATCTCTCGCTCGATCCCGAAGACGTGCGGCTGATCGAGGGTATCGACCGGGAGGTCGAGTTGTTCCCGGAGTGAGCGGCCAGCCTCGTTTCGAACACAAAAACGTGGGTTTAACACGGCGGGTCTCCACGGTGGGGATATGCAGGGTAATCTGCCGCCGGAAGCACAGGAGAAGCTCGAAGAGCTACAGGATCTGCAGGAGACAGCCCAGAACGTCGCCACGCAGAAACAGCAGGCCGAGACCCAGCTCGCGGAAGCCGAGAGCGCCCTCGACGCGCTCGAGGATATCGACGAGGACACGGGCATGTACCGCCAGGTCGGCGAACTGCTCGTCGAGAGCGACTACGACGACGCCTACGACGACCTCGAAGAGAAGGTCGACAACCTGAGCGTCCGCGTCGAAACTCTCGAGAAGCAGGAAGAGCGCGTCCAGGAGCAGTTCGAGGACCTCCAGCAGGAGCTCCAGCAGATGCTCGGCGGCGGCGGTGGCGGCGGTCCGATGGGCGGCCCCGGCGCTGGCGGCGACTGAGCCATGCCCGAGGACGCCGAGGTCGTAGAGACGGCCGCCGAGGCGGCCGAGAACGTGATCTTTTCGCGGTGTGATAACTCGGCAGTCACCGACTTCGACGTCACCGTCACCTTCGAAGACGGGATTCTCGAAGTCGACGTCTACCTCAACGTCGACGATCCGACGGTCGACGAAGGTCGAGTCGCCGACGACGCCGCACTGGCCGCTCGGAGCGCCGTCGACGACCTGTTCGACGACTAGGCGAGTTCGTCACCGGGTTCGGGTGACTCTTCGCCCTGGTTGCGGATGAACCCGGTCCGGAAGGCGATCCAGCCGAGCACGCTGA
The Halapricum salinum genome window above contains:
- a CDS encoding RDD family protein is translated as MSETPSPAPFLPRTAAFLCDQVVVLVLVVGPLAVAGVDVLAPANRTPIFLALMGAAFTYHFLLEWLFGTTLGKRGFDLRVVADDGQPLGLWGSFVRNALRLIDGLGYWTVATVILFYRGDGKRLGDVLGRTLVVRATTDAR
- a CDS encoding RNA 2'-phosphotransferase; the encoded protein is MTSPVAVCPEHGPCEGETCPVCERSLEPVLSGARRRQLSKFLSGALRHFPDDVGIELDEGGWTDSDSLVAAVERKYDWADRAAVRAVVTTDPKGRFERGTVSSGARNRDRERGARRPVSSDDRIRAAYGHSVAVDLEAGEMPVPETLYHGTAPRNLDAIFAEGLKPMNRQQVHLSGTVEAAREVGSRHADEPVILEVDAAAMQETGHEITKRGREVFTTDRVPPRFIERR
- the truD gene encoding tRNA pseudouridine(13) synthase TruD produces the protein MREAHPLEQAVGIDYYVSDADGIGGRLRQSPEDFRVEEIEAFEPEPLDSDPGGYPHVLLRVTLRRWDTNDFASALSDRLGISRERVDWAGTKDKHAVTTQLFTVRKADPDAIAAVDLDGADVEILGRTGRNIQFGDLAGNRFEITVTGPDQTETIESITADLRAFGGDEDSGGEDERVGVPNFFGQQRFGSRRAVTHEVGLGIVREEWEDAVRTYVGNPSERERENTREARATVEELWDDREWQDALETMPSYLGYENAMLQRLVENDSDDPEDFRDALETLPSNLQRLFVNAAQSYVFNRICSERLQRGLPFDEPVAGDVICFAESDAPEGVELPDTDRTQVVTERRVDTARRHVERGRAFVTAPLVGTETGFGEGEPADIAHEVLADLNLERSDFDLPGEFDSSGTRRAVLVRTDLDVSGEDPTFAFALPKGSYATVLLREFMKADPDDLA
- a CDS encoding DUF2103 domain-containing protein translates to MECRQCASPLDRPGDYCLVCRTQNAEAVLLDLSRDRARIVALQDDSVVGERTITTTPEDGDETAVIELRNFAGLIADEVRRKRPEEVYVTGDREVVDEVRGQLHYPFYRVRAEDPVAHVIERRGEPALDVVETAPADKLGGSHSTLIGGRDGQRAIYTVAGHPHVKKVIPGPIDAGGGGSRTGVRAKATRAGDDGNVRLLIRDGSSVQENRVVTTAGERELGEHVRADLNEALEDEDLQD
- a CDS encoding 50S ribosomal protein L37ae, producing MAEKTGRTGSAGRFGARYGRVARRRVAEIEAEMNEDHTCPECGEDRVDRQGTGIWQCQACNYEFTGGTYRPVTPAGKTVRRSIRAALAEDEE
- a CDS encoding DNA-directed RNA polymerase subunit P — protein: MSYKCSRCKRDVELDAYGGVRCPYCGHRVLLKERAPDVKEVDVQ
- a CDS encoding KEOPS complex subunit Pcc1, which translates into the protein MAHEAVFTADYPTPEAARRVQRSVHLEAGDIEGDRTQATVERDEATLTVTIEAADLIALRAGINTWASLVEVAERCSGADA
- a CDS encoding ArnT family glycosyltransferase, whose amino-acid sequence is MGHVRTLAGQAKRRLVADVREDPYLLAIFGVALVLGVTYIWHGIPNFATWDGRDRLLDPLVVYGAMLADPGVGTLQEAVIWGREPFGATLYLYGFVLLPVVVAAVLTGEASALTGWGIPIEEFGFWPLWHATPAWIWNWSIILGRLTSVAFALGVVYLVYRIGTYLHDRRAGRLAAAFMSVTWGLVTLTHEVGEDIPSLFLLLVALYMLVQYVDTGDRQRFYVACAVGALAMGLKLTTALIVPTIGLAHLYRTYREGGTIQTALADRELLLKGMGLGALVIVLSFPTLLVGGVVEFITRLFGSPAYRVIDGNGPDAGAWWWLLRGYFQALGLPLFFAGIAGVGVAILRVRERWPELDASVVLLTYVLLHVLVMANWRDFRPHHLLVTLPLILVFLARWLAPLWEERPTITRAVVALLLVSSGLYAGVGVVQYGSMPRDEAVAWMDDNVDREATMELYVRGFDEAAVPHWMDVQYPYVANTNQTLEPCPDYIQLTHRDLLYLRDIPEDERSTYTRDNTSVHAAYVRSLLNESYGYEIAAEFGEQPPNYVPDRPAAGSLVDLLELGIYPHSDQYGDEQELQANQFVILLEHTGSCAEPLPRPTNVTVRVAGPP
- a CDS encoding aldo/keto reductase; protein product: MDLPPVGLGTMGVDDPHVVETALDVGYRHLDTAQIYENERVVGEGLASSDVARDEVTLATKLWIDNLAPEAVESGTQASLDRLGVEAVELLYVHRPRGGYDPAGTMRALDTVREQDLTTHLAVSNFTPAQYETAQAHCETPIVANQVEFHPLFQQQDLLDHAREHDYTIVAYSPLAGGEVFDIPEVQSVAEKHDTSPAAVAIAWALSYDNVVTIPKASSRAHLAANLAAADLSLDPEDVRLIEGIDREVELFPE
- a CDS encoding prefoldin subunit beta, whose product is MQGNLPPEAQEKLEELQDLQETAQNVATQKQQAETQLAEAESALDALEDIDEDTGMYRQVGELLVESDYDDAYDDLEEKVDNLSVRVETLEKQEERVQEQFEDLQQELQQMLGGGGGGGPMGGPGAGGD
- a CDS encoding DUF3194 domain-containing protein — protein: MPEDAEVVETAAEAAENVIFSRCDNSAVTDFDVTVTFEDGILEVDVYLNVDDPTVDEGRVADDAALAARSAVDDLFDD